In one window of Denticeps clupeoides chromosome 2, fDenClu1.1, whole genome shotgun sequence DNA:
- the arhgap23b gene encoding rho GTPase-activating protein 23 isoform X6, producing the protein MAQAKGRRDGISTSNEKVRPLSGTGVACQGPRTVVLQKNSQGFGFTLRHFIVYPPESALHANLKDEENGNGKGCQRSRLEPMDTIFVKSVRDKGPAHQAGLSTGDRLVKVNGESVLGKTYSQVIALIQNSDSALELSIMPKDEDVLQLVSAYSQDAYLRGNDPFTGDAQNLPDPPPLCYPARRPSAPAIPSFTHGENLNCHSSPPLDNRTTSSVPPGGLEGNAGGRHIQGHARGRSASSVGLSLSPLDFHFANHNAAIASASLPPPRKGSLPQARSELCHQALSDWYYSQAERPGLSMSPRHRSISQDRLAELGLALGHHRGTCVAGWPNSASQDTLLLHHGSSMGGWGIPSGGSASRSCSENLLAAYASYEQNYGRSLDVLDQAATLVSPRYEHLTRAPHSQQTRSEVRVGPTNHRATVSATVPPHGRTSQSRQQQPAQARRFPDDQTVGYRSYSPSFCRKAGHLLQQSHSFRDPSYKGPQLSWTPTPKTSPPEATTSSSPSPSTTADSQEMARRGSGASGQHEELSPAPLQEVVLRQKPNVSRRTPHGPRHSQYTLPAEAADSPSGTSPAPPNGSLPPVPVEQDSLASIPFIDEPASPSADESARHVPASSVVSGVQCPPAPAPPSLTSPLTQLLSTDSSNIKNSRRSSYLLAIMTERSKSCDEGLNVFREEGRVFSRLPKRVKSFFTDGSLESLRAAEDARSKRHSTSELGNITLTDVRKEGWLHYKQILTEKGKKVGGGMRPWKRVFCVLRSHSLFLYKDKREAVLHGAGGHGHTHGDDEQPISIRGCLIDIAYSETKRKHTLRLTTQDFCEYLLQAEDREDMLGWIRVIRENGKTDSEDLGFSRQALINKKLNDCRKQSPTGNKPDTSPRVHRMMPPFLLSKMDSPAGITRSPKTEGKDENSSPKTPWSINIMKKAKKGSPKAFGVRLEDCQPGADKFVPLIVEICCSLVEAMGLEYTGVYRVPGNNAMVSSLQEQLNKGMEINTTEEKWQDLNVISSLLKSFFRKLPEPLFTDDKYGDFIDANRLEDTGERLKTMRKLVHDLPDHYYHTLKYLVGHLKRVADNSDKNKMEPRNLALVFGPTLVRTSEDNMTDMVTHMPDRYKIIETLILHYCWFFSDEMDKDEKTPEDQKDVQPVPNIDHLLSNIGRTGPLGDTPDSTNNGPVKPKESLGSKKDLSAKDFLPRSIMSAVTRKRKKRQSACRPGNSTDEDSEHEPVKASNYGGNSRAEEGNDEEDGDDEDEEVEGNEGRVIHRSELGDAEGECGSERKKLDGGNTGGQEAGKVGEGGKGMGEEEEGGVRRVQPIHVPRSFLYSHHHATTAAQTNSTPPSAHSCQAEKAPTQTGPLTRKKLRGEKAHPHSMYLQQDENRNNDWPPNAEASKTKAALIHGQEKLRTGQPGSPESRRRRRDWRRHTVVVGPSGDG; encoded by the exons GCTAAAGGGCGGAGAGATGGGATTTCGACATCCAACGAGAAGGTGCGCCCGCTGTCAGGTACAGGCGTGGCCTGTCAGGGTCCACGCACGGTGGTTTTGCAGAAGAACTCGCAGGGATTTGGCTTTACCCTGCGCCACTTCATCGTCTACCCACCAGAGTCGGCCCTCCACGCCAACCTGAAG gATGAGGAGAATGGCAACGGGAAAG GGTGCCAGCGGAGTCGTTTGGAGCCAATGGATACAATCTTTGTGAAGAGTGTGAGGGACAAAGGCCCCGCCCATCAGGCTGGCTTGTCCACAG GTGATCGACTGGTGAAGGTGAATGGGGAGAGTGTGTTAGGGAAGACCTACTCTCAGGTGATTGCATTAATACAGAACAG TGACAGTGCACTGgaactgtcaatcatgcccAAAGATGAGGATGTGCTGCAGTTGGTAAGT GCATATTCTCAGGATGCCTACCTGAGGGGCAACGACCCCTTCACAGGCGATGCACAGAACCTTCCggacccccctcccctctgctACCCAGCCAGGAGGCCTTCTGCTCCGGCCATTCCGAGTTTCACCCATGGAGAAAACCTCAACTGCCACTCCAGCCCTCCCCTGGATAACCGAACCACATCGTCAGTGCCCCCTGGTGGCTTAGAGGGAAATGCGGGGGGTCGGCACATCCAGGGACACGCTCGCGGGCGCTCTGCTTCCTCTGTGGGCTTATCCTTGAGCCCACTGGACTTCCACTTTGCCAATCACAATGCCGCCATTGCCTCAGCATCCCTGCCACCACCGCGCAAAGGGAGTCTGCCCCAGGCACGCAGTGAGCTGTGCCACCAGGCCCTATCCGACTGGTACTACAGCCAGGCTGAACGTCCGGGACTGTCCATGTCCCCTCGACATCGTAGCATATCCCAGGACCGATTGGCAGAGCTGGGGCTGGCACTAGGACACCATCGTGGGACCTGCGTTGCTGGGTGGCCCAACAGCGCCTCCCAGGATACCCTGCTACTGCACCATGGGTCGTCGATGGGTGGCTGGGGGATTCCTAGCGGGGGTTCCGCTAGTCGCTCCTGTTCAGAGAACCTCCTGGCCGCATATGCATCATATGAGCAGAACTATGGGCGCTCGCTCGATGTTCTGGACCAGGCAGCCACTCTTGTTTCCCCTCGTTATGAGCATCTGACTAGGGCCCCGCACAGCCAACAAACCAGATCAGAGGTCAGGGTGGGGCCAACCAATCACAGAGCCACAGTATCAGCAACTGTACCACCCCACGGACGGACAAGCCAATCACGACAGCAGCAGCCAGCTCAGGCCAGACGTTTCCCAGATGACCAGACGGTGGGTTATCGCAGCTACAGCCCCTCTTTCTGCCGAAAAGCTGGCCACCTTCTTCAGCAGTCACACTCCTTCAGGGACCCCTCATACAAAGGACCCCAGCTCAGCTGGACCCCAACACCAAAAACCAGCCCCCCAGaggccaccacctcctccagccCTTCCCCATCCACCACAGCAGACTCTCAGGAGATGGCCAGACGTGGGTCTGGGGCCTCAGGCCAACATGAAGAGCTCAGTCCGGCCCCGCTACAGGAGGTGGTGCTCAGACAGAAACCTAACGTCAGTCGGAGAACACCCCACGGCCCTCGCCACTCCCAGTACACCCTGCCTGCGGAAGCAGCCGATTCCCCATCGGGCACTTCTCCTGCACCGCCTAATGGCAGTCTGCCACCTGTGCCTGTGGAGCAGGACTCCCTGGCATCCATTCCTTTCATAG ATGAGCCTGCCAGCCCCAGCGCTGACGAGTCTGCCCGTCACGTGCCCGCATCCTCAGTGGTCTCCGGAGTCCAGTGTCCCCCAGCGCCCGCTCCCCCCTCCCTAACCTCACCCCTCACTCAGCTCCTCTCCACAGACAGCA GCAACATCAAGAACAGCCGCCGCTCGTCCTACCTGCTGGCCATCATGACGGAGCGGTCCAAGTCGTGTGACGAGGGTCTGAACGTGTTTCGGGAGGAGGGCCGCGTTTTCTC GCGGCTTCCAAAAAGAGTCAAAAGCTTTTTTACTGATGGG TCATTGGAGAGTCTTCGGGCAGCGGAAGACGCTCGCTCCAAACGCCACTCCACGTCTGAGCTGGGCAACATCACGCTGACCGATGTGAGAAAAGAAGGATGGCTGCACTACAAACAGATCCTCACGGAGAAGGGCAAA AAAGTGGGTGGTGGCATGCGCCCATGGAAACGTGTCTTCTGTGTGCTGCGCTCCCATTCGCTCTTCCTCTACAAAGACAAACGGGAGGCGGTCCTCCACGGGGCCGGGGGCCACGGCCACACCCACGGCGATGACGAACAGCCAATCAGCATCCGCGGCTGCCTGATTGACATCGCGTACAGCGAGACCAAGCGCAAGCACACGCTGCGGCTGACCACCCAGGACTTCTGCGAGTACCTGCTGCAGGCGGAGGACCGAGAGGACATGCTGGGCTGGATCCGGGTCATCAGAGAAAACGGCAAGACCGACAGTGAG gACCTGGGCTTCTCTCGACAGGCACTTATTAACAAGAAGCTGAACGACTGCAGGAAGCAGAG TCCAACAGGCAATAAGCCGGACACCTCGCCCCGCGTCCATCGCATGATGCCACCCTTTCTTCTGTCCAAAATGGACAGCCCTGCTGGGATTACCCGTTCACCCAAAACTGAGGGCAAAG ACGAGAACAGCTCCCCCAAGACACCGTGGAGCATCAACATCATGAAGAAGGCCAAGAAAGGCAGTCCCAAAGCGTTCGGGGTGCGACTGGAGGACTGTCAGCCCGGCGCCGACAAG TTCGTCCCCCTGATCGTGGAGATCTGCTGCAGCCTGGTGGAGGCGATGGGTCTGGAGTACACAGGCGTCTACAGGGTGCCGGGGAACAACGCCATGGTGTCCAGCTTGCAGGAGCAGCTCAACAAAGGCATGGAGATCAACACGACCGAGGAG AAATGGCAGGACCTGAACGTGATCAGCAGTCTTCTGAAATCCTTCTTCAGGAAGCTTCCAGAGCCACTCTTCACCGACG ATAAGTATGGTGATTTCATAGACGCTAATCGCTTAGAAGATACAGGAGAAAGGCTGAAGACCATGAGGAAACTG GTTCACGACTTGCCGGACCACTACTACCACACACTGAAGTATCTGGTAGGCCACCTGAAGAGAGTGGCTGACAACTCCGACAAGAACAAG ATGGAGCCCAGAAACCTGGCGCTGGTGTTTGGCCCCACGCTCGTCCGCACCTCTGAGGACAACATGACCGACATGGTGACCCACATGCCCGACCGCTACAAGATTATTGAGACGCTCATCCTGCAC TACTGTTGGTTCTTCAGTGATGAGATGGATAAGGATGAGAAG ACTCCCGAAGACCAAAAAGACGTGCAGCCTGTCCCAAACATTGACCACCTGCTTTCCAACATTGGGCGGACGGGCCCTCTCGGAGACACCCCAG ATTCCACCAATAATGGCCCAGTTAAACCAAAG GAGTCCCTGGGTTCCAAGAAGGACCTAAGTGCCAAGGACTTTCTCCCCCGGTCCATCATGTCCGCCGTAACACGGAAAAGAAAGAAACGCCAAAGCGCCTGCCGCCCAGGCAACAGCACAGACGAAGACTCCGAGCACGAGCCGGTCAAAGCCAGCAACTACGGGGGGAACAGCAGGGCGGAGGAAGGCAACGACGAGGAGgatggtgatgatgaggatgaggaagttGAGGGGAATGAAGGACGAGTGATCCACAGGTCAGAGCTAGGTGACGCTGAAGGAGAGTGCGGGAGTGAGCGTAAAAAACTAGATGGCGGGAACACGGGGGGACAGGAGGCAGGAAAGGTGGGTGAAGGAGGGAAAGGAATgggtgaagaggaggagggcggaGTCCGGAGGGTCCAGCCTATCCACGTTCCTCGCAGCTTCCTGTACTCTCATCACCACGCCACCACGGCGGCGCAGACCAATTCCACGCCACCCTCTGCCCACTCCTGCCAAGCCGAAAAGGCACCAACCCAGACTGGCCCTCTGACCCGGAAGAAGTTAAGGGGTGAGAAGGCCCATCCCCACTCCATGTACCTACAGCAGGACGAGAACAGGAACAACGACTGGCCTCCAAACGCCGAGGCCTCGAAGACCAAAGCAGCCCTTATTCACGGCCAAGAGAAACTTCGCACGGGGCAGCCAGGGTCCCCAGAAAGCAGGCGCAGgagaagagactggagacgacACACCGTAGTGGTCGGCCCGTCAGGGGACGGCTGA
- the arhgap23b gene encoding rho GTPase-activating protein 23 isoform X3 produces MNGVAFCLVGIPPHAQTQAKGRRDGISTSNEKVRPLSGTGVACQGPRTVVLQKNSQGFGFTLRHFIVYPPESALHANLKDEENGNGKGCQRSRLEPMDTIFVKSVRDKGPAHQAGLSTGDRLVKVNGESVLGKTYSQVIALIQNSDSALELSIMPKDEDVLQLVSAYSQDAYLRGNDPFTGDAQNLPDPPPLCYPARRPSAPAIPSFTHGENLNCHSSPPLDNRTTSSVPPGGLEGNAGGRHIQGHARGRSASSVGLSLSPLDFHFANHNAAIASASLPPPRKGSLPQARSELCHQALSDWYYSQAERPGLSMSPRHRSISQDRLAELGLALGHHRGTCVAGWPNSASQDTLLLHHGSSMGGWGIPSGGSASRSCSENLLAAYASYEQNYGRSLDVLDQAATLVSPRYEHLTRAPHSQQTRSEVRVGPTNHRATVSATVPPHGRTSQSRQQQPAQARRFPDDQTVGYRSYSPSFCRKAGHLLQQSHSFRDPSYKGPQLSWTPTPKTSPPEATTSSSPSPSTTADSQEMARRGSGASGQHEELSPAPLQEVVLRQKPNVSRRTPHGPRHSQYTLPAEAADSPSGTSPAPPNGSLPPVPVEQDSLASIPFIDEPASPSADESARHVPASSVVSGVQCPPAPAPPSLTSPLTQLLSTDSSNIKNSRRSSYLLAIMTERSKSCDEGLNVFREEGRVFSRLPKRVKSFFTDGSLESLRAAEDARSKRHSTSELGNITLTDVRKEGWLHYKQILTEKGKKVGGGMRPWKRVFCVLRSHSLFLYKDKREAVLHGAGGHGHTHGDDEQPISIRGCLIDIAYSETKRKHTLRLTTQDFCEYLLQAEDREDMLGWIRVIRENGKTDSEDLGFSRQALINKKLNDCRKQSPTGNKPDTSPRVHRMMPPFLLSKMDSPAGITRSPKTEGKDENSSPKTPWSINIMKKAKKGSPKAFGVRLEDCQPGADKFVPLIVEICCSLVEAMGLEYTGVYRVPGNNAMVSSLQEQLNKGMEINTTEEKWQDLNVISSLLKSFFRKLPEPLFTDDKYGDFIDANRLEDTGERLKTMRKLVHDLPDHYYHTLKYLVGHLKRVADNSDKNKMEPRNLALVFGPTLVRTSEDNMTDMVTHMPDRYKIIETLILHYCWFFSDEMDKDEKTPEDQKDVQPVPNIDHLLSNIGRTGPLGDTPDSTNNGPVKPKESLGSKKDLSAKDFLPRSIMSAVTRKRKKRQSACRPGNSTDEDSEHEPVKASNYGGNSRAEEGNDEEDGDDEDEEVEGNEGRVIHRSELGDAEGECGSERKKLDGGNTGGQEAGKVGEGGKGMGEEEEGGVRRVQPIHVPRSFLYSHHHATTAAQTNSTPPSAHSCQAEKAPTQTGPLTRKKLRGEKAHPHSMYLQQDENRNNDWPPNAEASKTKAALIHGQEKLRTGQPGSPESRRRRRDWRRHTVVVGPSGDG; encoded by the exons GCTAAAGGGCGGAGAGATGGGATTTCGACATCCAACGAGAAGGTGCGCCCGCTGTCAGGTACAGGCGTGGCCTGTCAGGGTCCACGCACGGTGGTTTTGCAGAAGAACTCGCAGGGATTTGGCTTTACCCTGCGCCACTTCATCGTCTACCCACCAGAGTCGGCCCTCCACGCCAACCTGAAG gATGAGGAGAATGGCAACGGGAAAG GGTGCCAGCGGAGTCGTTTGGAGCCAATGGATACAATCTTTGTGAAGAGTGTGAGGGACAAAGGCCCCGCCCATCAGGCTGGCTTGTCCACAG GTGATCGACTGGTGAAGGTGAATGGGGAGAGTGTGTTAGGGAAGACCTACTCTCAGGTGATTGCATTAATACAGAACAG TGACAGTGCACTGgaactgtcaatcatgcccAAAGATGAGGATGTGCTGCAGTTGGTAAGT GCATATTCTCAGGATGCCTACCTGAGGGGCAACGACCCCTTCACAGGCGATGCACAGAACCTTCCggacccccctcccctctgctACCCAGCCAGGAGGCCTTCTGCTCCGGCCATTCCGAGTTTCACCCATGGAGAAAACCTCAACTGCCACTCCAGCCCTCCCCTGGATAACCGAACCACATCGTCAGTGCCCCCTGGTGGCTTAGAGGGAAATGCGGGGGGTCGGCACATCCAGGGACACGCTCGCGGGCGCTCTGCTTCCTCTGTGGGCTTATCCTTGAGCCCACTGGACTTCCACTTTGCCAATCACAATGCCGCCATTGCCTCAGCATCCCTGCCACCACCGCGCAAAGGGAGTCTGCCCCAGGCACGCAGTGAGCTGTGCCACCAGGCCCTATCCGACTGGTACTACAGCCAGGCTGAACGTCCGGGACTGTCCATGTCCCCTCGACATCGTAGCATATCCCAGGACCGATTGGCAGAGCTGGGGCTGGCACTAGGACACCATCGTGGGACCTGCGTTGCTGGGTGGCCCAACAGCGCCTCCCAGGATACCCTGCTACTGCACCATGGGTCGTCGATGGGTGGCTGGGGGATTCCTAGCGGGGGTTCCGCTAGTCGCTCCTGTTCAGAGAACCTCCTGGCCGCATATGCATCATATGAGCAGAACTATGGGCGCTCGCTCGATGTTCTGGACCAGGCAGCCACTCTTGTTTCCCCTCGTTATGAGCATCTGACTAGGGCCCCGCACAGCCAACAAACCAGATCAGAGGTCAGGGTGGGGCCAACCAATCACAGAGCCACAGTATCAGCAACTGTACCACCCCACGGACGGACAAGCCAATCACGACAGCAGCAGCCAGCTCAGGCCAGACGTTTCCCAGATGACCAGACGGTGGGTTATCGCAGCTACAGCCCCTCTTTCTGCCGAAAAGCTGGCCACCTTCTTCAGCAGTCACACTCCTTCAGGGACCCCTCATACAAAGGACCCCAGCTCAGCTGGACCCCAACACCAAAAACCAGCCCCCCAGaggccaccacctcctccagccCTTCCCCATCCACCACAGCAGACTCTCAGGAGATGGCCAGACGTGGGTCTGGGGCCTCAGGCCAACATGAAGAGCTCAGTCCGGCCCCGCTACAGGAGGTGGTGCTCAGACAGAAACCTAACGTCAGTCGGAGAACACCCCACGGCCCTCGCCACTCCCAGTACACCCTGCCTGCGGAAGCAGCCGATTCCCCATCGGGCACTTCTCCTGCACCGCCTAATGGCAGTCTGCCACCTGTGCCTGTGGAGCAGGACTCCCTGGCATCCATTCCTTTCATAG ATGAGCCTGCCAGCCCCAGCGCTGACGAGTCTGCCCGTCACGTGCCCGCATCCTCAGTGGTCTCCGGAGTCCAGTGTCCCCCAGCGCCCGCTCCCCCCTCCCTAACCTCACCCCTCACTCAGCTCCTCTCCACAGACAGCA GCAACATCAAGAACAGCCGCCGCTCGTCCTACCTGCTGGCCATCATGACGGAGCGGTCCAAGTCGTGTGACGAGGGTCTGAACGTGTTTCGGGAGGAGGGCCGCGTTTTCTC GCGGCTTCCAAAAAGAGTCAAAAGCTTTTTTACTGATGGG TCATTGGAGAGTCTTCGGGCAGCGGAAGACGCTCGCTCCAAACGCCACTCCACGTCTGAGCTGGGCAACATCACGCTGACCGATGTGAGAAAAGAAGGATGGCTGCACTACAAACAGATCCTCACGGAGAAGGGCAAA AAAGTGGGTGGTGGCATGCGCCCATGGAAACGTGTCTTCTGTGTGCTGCGCTCCCATTCGCTCTTCCTCTACAAAGACAAACGGGAGGCGGTCCTCCACGGGGCCGGGGGCCACGGCCACACCCACGGCGATGACGAACAGCCAATCAGCATCCGCGGCTGCCTGATTGACATCGCGTACAGCGAGACCAAGCGCAAGCACACGCTGCGGCTGACCACCCAGGACTTCTGCGAGTACCTGCTGCAGGCGGAGGACCGAGAGGACATGCTGGGCTGGATCCGGGTCATCAGAGAAAACGGCAAGACCGACAGTGAG gACCTGGGCTTCTCTCGACAGGCACTTATTAACAAGAAGCTGAACGACTGCAGGAAGCAGAG TCCAACAGGCAATAAGCCGGACACCTCGCCCCGCGTCCATCGCATGATGCCACCCTTTCTTCTGTCCAAAATGGACAGCCCTGCTGGGATTACCCGTTCACCCAAAACTGAGGGCAAAG ACGAGAACAGCTCCCCCAAGACACCGTGGAGCATCAACATCATGAAGAAGGCCAAGAAAGGCAGTCCCAAAGCGTTCGGGGTGCGACTGGAGGACTGTCAGCCCGGCGCCGACAAG TTCGTCCCCCTGATCGTGGAGATCTGCTGCAGCCTGGTGGAGGCGATGGGTCTGGAGTACACAGGCGTCTACAGGGTGCCGGGGAACAACGCCATGGTGTCCAGCTTGCAGGAGCAGCTCAACAAAGGCATGGAGATCAACACGACCGAGGAG AAATGGCAGGACCTGAACGTGATCAGCAGTCTTCTGAAATCCTTCTTCAGGAAGCTTCCAGAGCCACTCTTCACCGACG ATAAGTATGGTGATTTCATAGACGCTAATCGCTTAGAAGATACAGGAGAAAGGCTGAAGACCATGAGGAAACTG GTTCACGACTTGCCGGACCACTACTACCACACACTGAAGTATCTGGTAGGCCACCTGAAGAGAGTGGCTGACAACTCCGACAAGAACAAG ATGGAGCCCAGAAACCTGGCGCTGGTGTTTGGCCCCACGCTCGTCCGCACCTCTGAGGACAACATGACCGACATGGTGACCCACATGCCCGACCGCTACAAGATTATTGAGACGCTCATCCTGCAC TACTGTTGGTTCTTCAGTGATGAGATGGATAAGGATGAGAAG ACTCCCGAAGACCAAAAAGACGTGCAGCCTGTCCCAAACATTGACCACCTGCTTTCCAACATTGGGCGGACGGGCCCTCTCGGAGACACCCCAG ATTCCACCAATAATGGCCCAGTTAAACCAAAG GAGTCCCTGGGTTCCAAGAAGGACCTAAGTGCCAAGGACTTTCTCCCCCGGTCCATCATGTCCGCCGTAACACGGAAAAGAAAGAAACGCCAAAGCGCCTGCCGCCCAGGCAACAGCACAGACGAAGACTCCGAGCACGAGCCGGTCAAAGCCAGCAACTACGGGGGGAACAGCAGGGCGGAGGAAGGCAACGACGAGGAGgatggtgatgatgaggatgaggaagttGAGGGGAATGAAGGACGAGTGATCCACAGGTCAGAGCTAGGTGACGCTGAAGGAGAGTGCGGGAGTGAGCGTAAAAAACTAGATGGCGGGAACACGGGGGGACAGGAGGCAGGAAAGGTGGGTGAAGGAGGGAAAGGAATgggtgaagaggaggagggcggaGTCCGGAGGGTCCAGCCTATCCACGTTCCTCGCAGCTTCCTGTACTCTCATCACCACGCCACCACGGCGGCGCAGACCAATTCCACGCCACCCTCTGCCCACTCCTGCCAAGCCGAAAAGGCACCAACCCAGACTGGCCCTCTGACCCGGAAGAAGTTAAGGGGTGAGAAGGCCCATCCCCACTCCATGTACCTACAGCAGGACGAGAACAGGAACAACGACTGGCCTCCAAACGCCGAGGCCTCGAAGACCAAAGCAGCCCTTATTCACGGCCAAGAGAAACTTCGCACGGGGCAGCCAGGGTCCCCAGAAAGCAGGCGCAGgagaagagactggagacgacACACCGTAGTGGTCGGCCCGTCAGGGGACGGCTGA